From Oryza sativa Japonica Group chromosome 4, ASM3414082v1, one genomic window encodes:
- the LOC136355963 gene encoding F-box/FBD/LRR-repeat protein At5g22660-like: protein MASQSKKRRIAGGGDGEDRISELPDDLLGHILSFLPNNLAARTAVLSRRWRYIFGYVHTISFEEEEGEREDDWITMYFQAEEKKSMSWKLLDRMNAALLCRRRCAGRHVPLRSFHFACDSYHVWDRVIVDAWVTYVVCHSSQELHLDLRFWIGPICAGGERDRLSTIVDSEPPVFPGRHYELPRSLYSCVALQTLCLSYCDLNLLESIDLSLLKTMRLTGIHGSRSRIQRLISSCPRLADLTLEALRQLKTLSLLDKRLRSFALRCCHNVDNVAIDASELTTIAYRGAVSDDPSYTLSMHGSLAITSCTVDFCSEELITSEEEFDSSTHLHLKFDRLGSCIDSDLFPAAGFRTFTNLRRLELTGHVPDCGVAIAMRRILEMTPNLESLTLFLKPEKCNPTNCDSESESDGSSDSGYISHSDDDDDDTDGDDYGSNIGYNSHSEEDGDDSEEDSSPGIASFSAIRCLRRRVKEINLVHYEGDDGQATVARLLLRNALVLQCVCVVLTRGRIGMQMRKKRKIKRWMMSRSAKAVFL, encoded by the exons ATGGCTTCTCAAAGCAAGAAGAggcgcatcgccggcggcggggacggagaAGATCGGATCAGTGAGCTCCCCGACGACCTGCTCGGCCacattctctccttcctccccaaCAACCTGGCCGCCCGCACCGCCGTACTGTCCCGCCGGTGGCGATACATCTTCGGCTACGTCCACACCATCTccttcgaggaggaggagggcgagagGGAGGACGATTGGATAACCATGTACTTCCAAGCCGAGGAGAAGAAGAGCATGAGCTGGAAGCTCCTCGACCGGATGAACGCCGCgctcctctgccgccgccgctgcgccggccgCCACGTGCCGCTGCGCAGCTTCCACTTCGCCTGCGACAGCTACCACGTCTGGGACAGGGTCATCGTCGACGCGTGGGTCACCTATGTCGTGTGCCATAGCTCGCAGGAGCTCCACCTCGACCTGCGCTTCTGGATCGGCCCGATCTGCGCCGGCGGCGAAAGGGACAGACTCTCCACCATCGTCGACAGCGAGCCCCCTGTTTTCCCTGGGCGCCATTATGAGCTTCCACGGTCGCTCTACTCCTGCGTCGCCTTGCAGACCCTGTGCCTAAGCTACTGCGACCTGAACCTGCTGGAATCCATCGACCTGTCGTTGTTGAAGACAATGCGCTTGACTGGCATCCACGGCTCCAGGAGCAGAATCCAACGGTTGATCTCGAGCTGCCCGCGCCTCGCCGACCTGACGCTCGAAGCCCTCCGCCAGCTGAAGACCCTCTCCCTACTTGACAAGCGCCTCCGCAGCTTCGCCCTCCGGTGCTGCCACAACGTCGACAACGTCGCCATCGACGCGTCGGAGCTCACAACAATTGCGTACAGGGGCGCCGTGTCGGACGATCCGTCGTATACTCTTTCGATGCACGGCTCACTGGCAATAACCTCCTGCACTGTGGATTTCTGCAGCGAGGAACTCATCACCTCGGAGGAGGAATTCGACA GCTCGACGCACCTCCACCTCAAGTTTGATCGTCTCGGTTCGTGCATCGATAGTGACCTCTTCCCGGCCGCCGGCTTCCGGACGTTCACGAACCTCCGACGGCTGGAACTCACCGGGCACGTCCCAGATTGCGGCGTAGCCATCGCCATGAGGAGGATCCTGGAGATGACCCCAAACCTGGAGTCTCTCACCCTGTTCTTGAAACCAGAAAAATGTAATCCGACGAACTGTGATAGTGAGAGCGAGAGCGACGGCAGCAGTGACAGTGGCTACATCAGccacagcgacgacgacgacgacgacaccgacGGTGATGACTACGGCAGCAACATCGGTTACAACAGCCACAGCGAAGAAGATGGCGACGACAGCGAAGAAGACAGCTCCCCTGGTATCGCGAGCTTCTCGGCGATCCGGTGCCTGCGGCGTCGGGTGAAGGAGATCAACCTGGTGCACTACGAGGGTGATGACGGGCAGGCGACAGTGGCCAGGCTGCTGCTGAGGAACGCACTAGTGCTCCAATGCGTGTGCGTCGTGCTGACGAGGGGTAGAATTGGGATGCAGATGcgtaagaaaaggaaaattaaaAGGTGGATGATGAGCAGGTCAGCGAAGGCCGTGTTCTTGTAA